The following proteins are encoded in a genomic region of Streptococcus gwangjuense:
- the aguB gene encoding N-carbamoylputrescine amidase: MRNVKVSAIQMQCAKDVATNIQTAERLVRQAAEQGAQIILLPELFERPYFCQERQYDYYQHAQSVAENTAIQHFKVIAKELQLVLPISFYEKDGNVLYNSIAVIDADGEVLGVYRKTHIPDDHYYQEKFYFTPGNTGFKVWDTRYAKIGIGICWDQWFPETARCLALNGAELLFYPTAIGSEPILDTDSCGHWQRTMQGHAAANIVPVIAANRYGLEEVTPSEENGGQSSSLDFYGSSFMTDETGAILEQAERQAEAVLLATYDLDKGASERLNWGLFRDRRPEMYQRITD; this comes from the coding sequence ATGAGAAATGTAAAAGTTTCAGCCATTCAGATGCAATGTGCCAAGGATGTGGCAACAAATATTCAAACAGCAGAGCGTTTAGTACGTCAGGCTGCAGAACAAGGTGCACAAATTATTCTTTTACCCGAATTATTTGAACGTCCATACTTTTGTCAGGAACGTCAGTATGACTACTACCAGCATGCCCAATCTGTAGCAGAAAATACTGCCATTCAGCATTTTAAGGTGATTGCTAAGGAACTACAGCTTGTTTTACCGATCAGTTTCTATGAAAAAGATGGCAATGTCTTGTATAACTCTATTGCCGTCATTGATGCAGATGGGGAAGTGCTGGGCGTTTATCGAAAGACCCACATACCAGATGACCATTACTATCAAGAAAAATTCTATTTCACGCCTGGCAATACAGGTTTCAAGGTATGGGATACTCGCTATGCTAAGATTGGGATCGGTATCTGTTGGGATCAATGGTTCCCTGAAACAGCGCGCTGTCTTGCGTTAAATGGTGCTGAATTGCTCTTTTATCCTACAGCCATCGGTTCAGAGCCGATTTTGGATACAGATAGTTGTGGTCATTGGCAACGTACCATGCAAGGACACGCAGCAGCAAATATTGTCCCAGTTATTGCAGCCAATCGTTATGGATTAGAGGAAGTCACTCCTAGTGAGGAAAATGGTGGACAGAGTTCCAGTCTTGACTTCTACGGTTCATCCTTTATGACGGATGAAACAGGAGCTATTCTAGAGCAAGCTGAAAGACAAGCTGAAGCTGTTCTGTTAGCTACTTATGACCTAGACAAGGGAGCAAGCGAACGCCTAAACTGGGGCTTGTTTCGAGATAGAAGACCCGAAATGTATCAACGTATTACGGACTAG
- a CDS encoding aminotransferase class I/II-fold pyridoxal phosphate-dependent enzyme produces the protein MKELDQNQAPIYEALVKLRKKRIVPFDVPGHKRGRGNPELVELLGEKCVGIDVNSMKPLDNLGHPISIIRDAEELAADAFGAAHAFLMIGGTTSSVQTMILSTCKAGDKIILPRNVHKSAINALVLCGAIPIYIEMSVNPKIGIALGLENDRVAQAIKDHPDAKAILINNPTYYGICSDLKGLTKMAHEAGMMVLVDEAHGAHLHFTDKLPISAMEAGADMAAVSMHKSGGSLTQSSLLLIGEQMNPEYVRQIINLTQSTSASYLLMASLDISRRNLALRGKESFEKVIELSEYARREINAIGGYYAYSKELIDGVSVCDFDVTKLSVYTQGIGLTGIEVYDLLRDEYDIQIEFGDIGNILAYISIGDRIQDIERLVGALADIKRLYSRNGKDLIAGEYIQPELVLSPQEAFYSERKSLTLDDSVGQVCGEFVMCYPPGIPILAPGERITREIVDYIQFAKERGCSLQGTEDTEVNHINVIKRKEN, from the coding sequence TTGAAAGAGTTAGATCAAAATCAAGCCCCAATTTATGAGGCCTTGGTGAAGTTACGCAAGAAACGGATTGTTCCCTTTGATGTTCCAGGTCACAAGCGTGGACGAGGAAATCCAGAACTTGTTGAACTACTAGGTGAAAAATGTGTAGGCATTGATGTTAATTCGATGAAACCCTTGGATAATTTAGGGCATCCCATTTCGATCATTCGGGATGCAGAGGAGCTGGCAGCTGATGCTTTTGGAGCAGCCCATGCCTTTCTCATGATTGGGGGAACAACTTCATCGGTGCAGACTATGATTCTTTCCACCTGCAAGGCTGGAGATAAGATTATTCTGCCACGAAATGTCCACAAATCTGCTATCAATGCCCTGGTTCTATGTGGTGCTATTCCTATCTATATCGAGATGAGTGTGAACCCTAAAATTGGTATCGCTTTAGGTCTTGAAAATGACCGAGTAGCCCAGGCCATAAAGGACCATCCAGATGCTAAGGCCATTTTGATTAACAATCCTACTTACTACGGCATCTGTTCAGACCTAAAGGGATTGACAAAAATGGCTCATGAAGCTGGCATGATGGTTTTAGTAGATGAAGCCCATGGAGCGCATTTGCATTTCACTGATAAACTTCCAATTTCTGCTATGGAAGCAGGAGCTGATATGGCAGCAGTTTCCATGCATAAGTCTGGTGGGAGTTTGACACAAAGTTCGCTTCTTTTAATCGGGGAGCAGATGAATCCTGAATACGTACGTCAGATTATCAATCTTACCCAGTCAACATCCGCCTCTTATTTGTTGATGGCTAGCTTGGATATTTCGCGTCGCAACTTGGCTCTTCGTGGTAAAGAGTCGTTTGAGAAGGTCATTGAGTTATCAGAGTATGCTCGTCGTGAAATCAATGCTATCGGTGGCTACTATGCCTACTCAAAAGAGCTAATAGATGGTGTGTCGGTCTGTGATTTTGACGTGACCAAGCTGTCAGTTTACACTCAGGGTATTGGCTTAACAGGTATCGAGGTTTATGACCTCCTACGAGACGAATACGACATTCAGATTGAGTTTGGTGATATTGGCAATATCTTGGCCTATATTTCGATTGGTGACCGTATCCAAGACATCGAGCGTTTGGTCGGTGCTTTGGCTGATATAAAGAGACTATACTCACGAAATGGGAAGGACTTGATAGCAGGAGAATATATCCAGCCCGAGTTAGTGCTGTCTCCGCAAGAAGCCTTCTATTCAGAGAGAAAAAGTTTGACCTTGGATGATTCTGTTGGACAAGTCTGTGGGGAATTTGTCATGTGCTATCCTCCAGGGATTCCAATCTTGGCTCCAGGTGAACGCATTACACGAGAAATTGTAGACTATATCCAATTTGCCAAGGAACGTGGTTGTTCCCTCCAAGGGACGGAAGATACAGAGGTCAATCACATCAACGTCATTAAGAGAAAGGAGAACTAG
- a CDS encoding ABC transporter ATP-binding protein has product MKTVLDIHGLSKNFDKQAILQDLHLTIREGDIYGLIGKNGAGKTTLIKIITQLLFADKGTVSLFSSQTENEWTKALTRVGSVIESPVAHNHLTAYQNLNYYCMIRHIPNADQVIRETLDYVGLPDTGKKVFRDFSLGMKQRLGIAIALLSKPDFLILDEPINGLDPIGIKEFRLMIQRLNQEKGITILISSHILSELYLVANRFGILDQGKIIREISKAEFETLSEDYIVLKTADQEKACQVLKEQIQLQFKVVNPENEIHIFGQEQDVKQILKELTLADVAIDEIYYARQNLEEYFTQLVQ; this is encoded by the coding sequence ATGAAAACAGTACTCGACATTCATGGATTGTCCAAAAACTTTGACAAACAAGCTATTCTTCAGGATCTTCATCTAACGATAAGAGAGGGAGATATTTATGGACTTATAGGAAAGAACGGAGCTGGGAAGACTACCTTAATCAAAATCATTACGCAACTACTGTTTGCGGATAAAGGGACTGTTTCCCTCTTCTCTAGCCAAACGGAAAATGAGTGGACCAAGGCTCTAACTCGAGTAGGTTCTGTTATCGAATCACCTGTAGCTCATAATCACTTAACAGCCTATCAAAATTTGAATTATTATTGTATGATTCGTCATATTCCAAATGCTGATCAAGTCATTCGAGAAACCCTGGATTATGTAGGTTTGCCAGATACAGGTAAGAAAGTCTTTCGTGATTTCTCGCTAGGAATGAAACAAAGACTTGGTATCGCCATTGCCCTCCTATCCAAACCAGACTTCCTTATTTTAGATGAACCTATCAACGGTCTCGACCCAATTGGGATCAAAGAATTTCGTCTGATGATTCAACGCCTCAATCAAGAAAAAGGAATCACCATTCTCATCTCTAGCCATATCTTGTCAGAACTCTATCTCGTAGCAAATCGCTTTGGTATTTTAGATCAAGGCAAGATTATCCGTGAAATCAGCAAAGCTGAATTTGAAACACTAAGTGAGGATTATATTGTCCTTAAGACAGCTGACCAAGAGAAAGCTTGTCAAGTATTAAAAGAACAAATCCAGCTCCAGTTCAAGGTTGTTAATCCAGAAAATGAAATTCACATCTTTGGTCAGGAACAAGATGTCAAACAGATTCTTAAGGAATTAACCTTGGCAGATGTCGCCATTGACGAGATTTACTATGCCCGTCAAAACCTAGAAGAATACTTCACTCAATTGGTCCAATAG
- the nspC gene encoding carboxynorspermidine decarboxylase — MKLEQVPTPAYVIDLAKLEANCRILQYVQEEAGCKILLAQKAYSLYKTYPMISQYLSGTTASGLYEAKLAREEFTGEVHVFAPAFKDTDLEELLEITDHIVFNSERQLRKHGARCRETGISVGLRLNPQCSTQGDHALYDPCAPGSRFGVTLDKIPSDLLDLVDGLHFHTLCEQGSDDLETTLKAVEAQFGSYLHQVKWLNMGGGHHITREDYDVDLLISEIKRIRETYNLEVYIEPGEAIALNAGYLATEVLDIVENGMEILVLDASATCHMPDVLEMPYRPPLRNGFEAQEKAHTYRLSSNTCLTGDVIGDYSFENPVQIGDRLYFEDMAIYSFVKNNTFNGIGLPSLYLMDEQGDCSLVKAFGYQDFKGRLS; from the coding sequence ATGAAGCTAGAACAAGTACCAACACCAGCTTATGTCATTGACTTGGCAAAGTTAGAAGCCAACTGCCGCATTCTACAATATGTGCAAGAAGAAGCCGGTTGCAAGATTTTACTTGCCCAGAAGGCATATTCTCTTTATAAAACCTATCCCATGATTAGCCAGTACCTATCTGGTACGACAGCTAGTGGACTCTATGAAGCGAAGCTGGCTAGAGAAGAATTTACGGGGGAAGTCCATGTCTTTGCGCCTGCTTTCAAGGATACGGACTTGGAGGAATTGCTTGAGATAACGGACCATATCGTCTTTAACTCGGAGAGACAGTTGCGTAAGCATGGGGCTCGTTGTCGAGAGACTGGTATTAGTGTCGGTTTACGTCTCAATCCTCAGTGTTCAACTCAAGGAGATCACGCGCTCTATGACCCTTGTGCACCTGGATCTCGTTTTGGAGTTACTCTAGACAAGATACCAAGTGATTTGTTGGATTTAGTGGACGGTCTTCATTTTCATACCCTTTGTGAGCAAGGTTCAGATGATTTAGAGACAACCTTGAAAGCAGTAGAAGCGCAGTTTGGATCCTATTTGCATCAAGTTAAATGGCTCAATATGGGTGGTGGACACCACATCACCAGAGAAGACTACGATGTAGATTTGCTGATTTCTGAAATCAAGCGTATCCGAGAAACTTACAATCTTGAAGTCTATATTGAGCCGGGTGAAGCCATTGCGCTCAATGCAGGTTATCTAGCAACTGAAGTATTGGATATTGTAGAAAACGGCATGGAAATCTTGGTTTTAGACGCCTCTGCTACCTGCCATATGCCTGATGTACTTGAGATGCCCTATCGTCCACCTTTGAGAAATGGCTTTGAGGCACAGGAAAAAGCCCATACCTATAGACTTTCTTCCAATACCTGTCTGACAGGTGATGTGATTGGTGATTATAGTTTTGAAAATCCAGTCCAAATCGGAGACAGACTTTATTTCGAAGACATGGCCATTTACTCATTTGTTAAAAATAACACCTTTAATGGTATTGGATTGCCAAGTCTCTATCTCATGGACGAGCAGGGTGACTGCAGCTTAGTTAAAGCCTTTGGCTATCAAGACTTTAAAGGGAGATTATCATGA
- the speE gene encoding polyamine aminopropyltransferase encodes MDLWFSEVHTPDVKLSLRTAKQLYAGKSEWQDIEVLDTPAFGKILILNGHVLFSDADDFVYNEMTVHVPMAVHPNPKKVLVIGGGDGGVAQVLTLYPELEQIDIVEPDEMLVEVCREYFPDFAAGLDDPRVTIYYQNGLRFLRNCEDDYDIIINDATDPFGHTEGLFTKEFYGNSYRALKEDGIMIYQHGSPFFDEDESACRSMHRKVNQAFPISRVYQAHIPTSPAGYWLFGFASKKYHPIKDFDKEGWKKRQLFTEYYTANLHVGAFMLPKYVEDILEEEEGKK; translated from the coding sequence ATGGATTTATGGTTTTCTGAAGTTCATACTCCAGATGTGAAATTGTCCTTGAGAACTGCCAAGCAACTCTATGCTGGAAAAAGTGAATGGCAGGATATAGAAGTCTTGGATACGCCAGCTTTTGGGAAAATATTAATCTTAAATGGCCATGTCTTGTTTTCAGATGCAGATGACTTTGTCTACAACGAAATGACGGTCCACGTACCCATGGCTGTGCATCCCAATCCAAAGAAAGTATTGGTTATAGGGGGTGGTGACGGCGGTGTGGCCCAAGTTTTAACACTCTATCCAGAATTGGAGCAAATCGATATTGTGGAACCGGATGAGATGCTGGTTGAAGTCTGTCGTGAGTATTTTCCAGATTTTGCTGCAGGGCTAGATGATCCCCGTGTTACCATTTACTACCAAAATGGACTACGCTTTTTACGAAACTGCGAAGATGACTACGATATTATCATCAACGATGCGACAGATCCATTTGGACATACGGAAGGGCTCTTTACCAAGGAATTTTACGGAAACAGTTACAGAGCCTTGAAAGAGGACGGAATCATGATCTATCAGCATGGGAGTCCTTTCTTTGACGAAGATGAGTCAGCTTGCCGAAGCATGCACCGCAAGGTCAATCAAGCATTTCCAATCAGTCGGGTTTATCAGGCCCATATCCCAACCAGTCCAGCGGGCTATTGGTTGTTTGGATTTGCATCGAAAAAATACCACCCTATCAAAGATTTTGACAAGGAGGGCTGGAAAAAACGCCAGCTTTTCACGGAATACTACACTGCAAACTTACATGTGGGGGCCTTTATGTTGCCCAAGTATGTTGAGGACATTTTAGAAGAAGAGGAAGGAAAAAAATGA
- a CDS encoding response regulator transcription factor, with the protein MARILVIEDNSDIQEILRTLLTEEHEVIQAFSGTEGIMLFDQGGIDLVLLDIMLPGKNGDQVLKAIREQSQIPVIMLTALSDKKLISQYLLDGANDYIVKPFDLDEVFARVTVQLRQSAEKQPMEIGKTENLPQNLKNIQFDAESFEIKNSQETIRLAKKECLILQTLIKYPKKIFTKEELYELVWEDSYLPGDNTLNTHLSNLRKKLNQLDPNQEYIETIWGVGVRLKGDKQ; encoded by the coding sequence ATGGCTAGGATATTGGTTATTGAAGACAATAGTGACATTCAAGAGATTTTGCGAACACTTCTTACTGAGGAGCATGAGGTGATTCAAGCCTTTTCTGGTACAGAAGGAATCATGCTTTTTGACCAAGGTGGGATTGACCTCGTTTTGCTAGATATCATGCTTCCTGGGAAAAATGGGGATCAGGTTTTAAAAGCCATCAGGGAACAAAGTCAAATTCCAGTCATTATGCTAACAGCTTTGAGCGATAAGAAGTTAATCAGTCAATACCTCTTAGACGGTGCCAATGATTACATAGTCAAACCTTTTGATTTGGACGAAGTCTTTGCCAGAGTTACTGTTCAATTACGCCAAAGTGCAGAAAAACAGCCTATGGAAATAGGAAAAACTGAAAATCTGCCACAAAACTTGAAAAATATCCAGTTTGATGCAGAAAGTTTTGAAATCAAAAATAGTCAGGAAACGATTCGCCTTGCCAAGAAAGAATGCTTGATTCTCCAAACTCTCATTAAATATCCAAAGAAAATTTTCACCAAGGAAGAACTTTATGAATTGGTCTGGGAGGATAGCTACCTACCTGGAGATAATACTCTCAATACGCATTTGAGTAATCTTCGTAAAAAATTAAACCAGCTTGACCCAAATCAAGAATATATTGAAACCATCTGGGGCGTTGGGGTAAGATTAAAAGGAGACAAGCAATGA
- a CDS encoding sensor histidine kinase, with protein MTYMIIFVLLVLLIILSIALIRYHLALKNLSQQIEDKILTGSMKRVGVNIFSKHFLHLYQQIENLFQEVEQSRLVMKREKQTLDMAISNIAHDIRTPLTIASGYTQQLIKSPEKQAETLQKIAQHLDLVSKRLEALLEYRRLMEGAVKPKLEEVDFSAFITKKTLAYYDVFQAANITLDFKVEDDLKMRTDEDLLDRILQNLLGNVLKHGKEEARLSLRKEKEQLVLEIANLVKQPIKRIENLSNRFYSENLSDTEESSGLGLYITEELCHLLGADMKLSTDGQWLSVFIYF; from the coding sequence ATGACCTACATGATAATTTTTGTTCTACTGGTACTCCTAATTATTTTATCGATTGCATTGATTCGCTACCATCTAGCACTTAAAAACTTGAGTCAACAGATTGAAGACAAGATTCTCACGGGTAGTATGAAAAGAGTCGGAGTCAACATTTTTTCCAAACATTTTTTACATCTCTACCAGCAAATTGAAAATCTATTTCAAGAAGTGGAACAATCTCGATTGGTGATGAAAAGGGAAAAACAGACTCTGGATATGGCCATCAGCAATATCGCTCATGATATTCGAACACCTTTGACTATCGCTTCAGGTTACACCCAACAATTGATAAAGTCTCCTGAAAAGCAAGCAGAAACCTTACAAAAAATCGCCCAGCATCTTGATTTAGTTTCCAAACGTTTAGAGGCTCTTCTAGAATATCGTCGTTTGATGGAAGGAGCTGTCAAACCGAAACTGGAAGAAGTGGATTTTTCAGCTTTTATCACCAAAAAGACTCTGGCTTATTATGATGTTTTTCAGGCGGCGAATATCACGCTTGATTTTAAGGTTGAAGATGATTTAAAAATGAGGACTGATGAAGACTTGCTGGATCGAATTTTACAAAATTTGCTTGGAAATGTCCTCAAACATGGCAAGGAAGAAGCGCGTCTATCTTTGAGAAAGGAAAAGGAACAGCTTGTCTTAGAGATTGCAAACCTTGTTAAACAGCCCATCAAAAGAATAGAAAATCTCAGTAACCGTTTTTATTCTGAAAATCTATCTGATACGGAAGAATCTTCTGGTTTAGGTCTTTATATCACTGAGGAATTATGTCATCTTCTCGGTGCAGATATGAAACTAAGCACAGATGGGCAATGGTTGTCGGTTTTCATTTACTTTTAA
- a CDS encoding saccharopine dehydrogenase family protein → MSRLLVIGCGGVAQVAISKICQDSETFTEIMIASRTKSKCDDLKAKLEGKTTTKIETAALDADKVEEVIALIESYKPEAVLNVALPYQDLTIMDACLATGVHYIDTANYEAEDTEDPEWRAIYEKRCKELGFTAYFDYSWQWAYQEKFKEAGLTALLGSGFDPGVTSVFSAYALKHYFDEIHYIDILDCNGGDHGYPFATNFNPEINLREVSAPGSYWEDGKWVEVEAMSIKREYDFPQVGQKDMYLLHHEEIESLAKNIPGVKRIRFFMTFGQSYLTHMKCLENVGLLRTDAINFNGQEIVPIQFLKALLPDPASLGPRTVGKTNIGCIFTGVKDGVEKTIYIYNVCDHQECYAEVGSQAISYTTGVPAMIGTKLVMNGTWKQPGVYNLEELDPDPFMEALNEYGLPWVVVENPQMVD, encoded by the coding sequence ATGAGTCGTTTACTTGTTATTGGATGTGGGGGCGTTGCCCAAGTTGCTATTTCAAAGATTTGTCAAGATAGCGAAACATTTACAGAAATTATGATTGCTAGCCGTACCAAGTCAAAATGCGATGACTTGAAAGCGAAGCTAGAAGGTAAAACTACGACAAAAATTGAAACTGCTGCTCTTGATGCTGACAAGGTTGAAGAAGTGATTGCCTTGATCGAAAGCTACAAACCAGAAGCAGTTTTGAACGTAGCTTTACCATATCAAGATTTAACCATTATGGACGCTTGTTTGGCAACAGGTGTTCACTATATCGATACAGCCAACTACGAGGCTGAGGATACAGAAGACCCTGAGTGGCGTGCTATCTATGAAAAACGCTGTAAGGAACTTGGATTTACAGCCTACTTTGACTACTCATGGCAATGGGCTTATCAGGAGAAATTCAAAGAAGCCGGCTTGACTGCTCTGCTTGGATCTGGCTTTGACCCAGGTGTGACTAGTGTCTTTTCAGCTTATGCCCTCAAACATTATTTTGATGAAATCCACTATATCGACATTTTAGACTGTAATGGTGGTGACCACGGTTATCCGTTTGCGACAAACTTCAACCCAGAAATCAATCTCCGTGAGGTTTCTGCGCCAGGTTCTTACTGGGAAGATGGAAAATGGGTAGAAGTTGAAGCTATGTCTATCAAACGCGAGTATGATTTCCCTCAAGTTGGGCAAAAAGACATGTATCTCCTTCACCATGAAGAAATTGAATCACTTGCCAAAAACATTCCAGGAGTCAAACGGATTCGTTTCTTTATGACCTTTGGTCAATCTTATCTTACACATATGAAATGTTTAGAAAACGTTGGTCTCCTTCGTACAGATGCTATTAATTTTAACGGACAAGAGATTGTTCCAATTCAATTTTTGAAAGCCTTGCTTCCAGATCCTGCAAGCCTTGGCCCACGCACTGTTGGTAAAACCAATATCGGTTGTATCTTTACAGGTGTCAAAGATGGTGTTGAAAAGACCATCTACATCTACAATGTTTGCGACCATCAGGAATGCTACGCAGAGGTTGGTTCACAAGCTATTTCTTACACTACAGGCGTTCCAGCTATGATTGGGACAAAATTAGTTATGAACGGTACTTGGAAACAACCTGGAGTTTACAACCTTGAAGAATTGGATCCAGATCCATTCATGGAAGCTTTGAATGAGTATGGCTTGCCTTGGGTTGTGGTTGAAAATCCACAAATGGTGGACTAA
- a CDS encoding ABC transporter permease, which produces MIHTIQADFYRLFRSKGFWITEFILFVLLLLGATIGATGHLMAVQTTPPETRTHGWNGIEALINASSNDSNLVFLCIILVCLVLGVDLIGKLYKNSLTVGVSRTEFFLAKSFVLASIALLQLIASLVIAFVPSTLLNGLGTIPDGFVTNLLLMIFLQFLCLLAWLSIISFILYLTHSYLAVFIGYLISSIILSMPMIIFPNIKFLPYLSLHFSYAMTANSESIFYTLIVTLAVIVIFNLSGLAVFKKKSL; this is translated from the coding sequence ATGATACATACCATTCAAGCAGACTTTTACCGTCTTTTCCGCTCCAAAGGATTCTGGATTACAGAATTCATTCTCTTTGTACTCTTGCTACTGGGTGCCACTATCGGGGCTACAGGACATTTAATGGCAGTTCAGACAACACCTCCAGAAACTCGAACCCATGGTTGGAATGGGATAGAAGCTCTTATCAATGCGTCTAGCAATGATTCAAACCTCGTTTTTCTCTGCATTATTCTAGTGTGTTTAGTTCTTGGGGTCGATTTAATCGGCAAGCTTTATAAAAATAGTTTGACAGTTGGCGTTTCTCGTACAGAGTTTTTCCTTGCTAAATCCTTTGTTCTAGCAAGTATCGCTCTCTTACAACTCATCGCCAGCCTTGTGATTGCTTTTGTTCCCTCAACTCTACTAAACGGACTTGGTACGATACCTGATGGTTTTGTTACTAATCTCCTCTTAATGATTTTCCTTCAATTTCTCTGCCTTCTCGCTTGGCTTTCGATTATTTCCTTTATTCTCTACCTGACTCATTCTTATCTTGCCGTATTTATTGGTTATCTGATTAGCTCTATCATCCTTTCTATGCCAATGATCATTTTTCCAAATATCAAATTTTTACCATATTTGTCCTTGCATTTTTCCTATGCTATGACTGCTAATAGTGAATCCATTTTCTATACACTTATAGTTACCTTAGCTGTTATTGTAATCTTTAATCTAAGTGGACTGGCAGTTTTCAAAAAGAAAAGTCTATAA
- the aguA gene encoding agmatine deiminase has protein sequence MMDSPKKLGYHMPAEYEPHHGTLMIWPTRPGSWPFQGKAAKAAFSQIIKTIAEGETVYLLVEQDYLSEAQSYLGDKVVYLDIPTNDAWARDTGPTILLNDKREKLAVDWSFNAWGGAVDGLYQDYEADDQVASRFAEVLEIPVYDAKPFVLEGGAIHSDGQGTILVTESCLLSPGRNPHLSKDEIENTLLECLGAEKVIWLPYGIYQDETNEHVDNVATFVGPAELVLAWTDDKSDPQYAMSAADLALLEKETDAKGRHFTIHKLPIPAVRQVVTEEDLPGYSYEEGEEERYAGERLAASYVNFYIANKSVLVPQFQDKNDQVALDILSKCFPDRKVVGIPARDILLGGGNIHCITQQIPE, from the coding sequence ATGATGGACAGTCCAAAAAAATTAGGCTATCACATGCCAGCAGAGTACGAACCACATCATGGTACCCTCATGATATGGCCGACTCGACCAGGTTCATGGCCTTTTCAAGGAAAAGCTGCTAAAGCAGCATTTAGCCAGATTATTAAGACCATAGCAGAAGGGGAAACCGTTTATCTCTTGGTGGAGCAAGACTATCTATCTGAAGCCCAATCTTATCTTGGAGACAAGGTAGTTTATTTAGACATTCCCACCAATGATGCTTGGGCGCGTGATACAGGTCCGACCATTCTTCTTAATGATAAAAGGGAAAAGTTGGCGGTAGATTGGTCTTTCAATGCCTGGGGTGGTGCTGTTGACGGTCTCTACCAAGACTATGAAGCAGATGACCAAGTAGCCAGTCGCTTTGCAGAAGTTTTAGAGATACCTGTTTATGATGCCAAACCTTTTGTACTGGAAGGTGGAGCCATTCATAGTGATGGTCAAGGAACCATTCTCGTAACTGAAAGTTGCTTGCTTAGTCCTGGTCGCAATCCTCATCTTAGTAAGGATGAAATTGAAAATACCTTATTAGAGTGCCTTGGTGCTGAAAAAGTTATTTGGCTTCCTTATGGTATTTATCAGGACGAAACCAATGAACACGTTGACAATGTTGCTACCTTTGTTGGTCCTGCTGAGCTTGTTTTAGCTTGGACAGATGACAAAAGCGATCCTCAATATGCCATGTCAGCAGCTGATTTAGCGCTTTTAGAAAAGGAAACAGATGCAAAAGGTCGACACTTCACCATTCATAAATTGCCTATCCCTGCAGTTCGACAAGTTGTGACAGAAGAAGATCTTCCTGGTTATTCCTACGAAGAAGGTGAAGAAGAGCGATACGCAGGTGAAAGGCTTGCTGCTTCCTATGTCAATTTCTATATTGCCAACAAGTCTGTTTTAGTGCCACAGTTTCAGGATAAAAATGACCAAGTAGCCTTAGATATCCTCAGTAAGTGTTTCCCAGACCGTAAAGTTGTCGGAATACCAGCCAGAGATATTCTCTTAGGTGGTGGAAATATTCACTGTATCACCCAACAAATCCCAGAATAG